Genomic segment of Passer domesticus isolate bPasDom1 chromosome 4, bPasDom1.hap1, whole genome shotgun sequence:
ACTGCAGCAGCTTACACTGAGGTGATACTATTGTAATTATAACAGGGCTTACTTGCAACAGACTCCCACTAATGACTGTCAAAGAGAGGCATTAGATTCATGTGTGCCAAACCATGAGGGAAAAAACTGAACATCAGCTGGTGCTGCCTTACCCTTTACacagagagaggggaagaatAATTTACAGTATGTTTACTACTCCACACAGGCACCACTAACCCAACCACGGCAATGGACAGGGGAGTACACTGTTTGAACCTTTAAGAATGGTAACAGCtaaagcaggaaagaaaattacaagGTCACATCCTACTCTGATTGCTCATCTGCATACTGTTGATTTGATATTCCTTAATCCCAGCTTTCAACTGATCCACGATGTTTGAACACTTAGCCCGCTGCTTTGCTTTCATTCAGTGACCACTACAGTAAACCTTGAGCATCAGACACGAGAGCCAAGACTGTTAGACTGAATAAAAACAATTGTTGCATAGCTTCAACAAACAACACTTGCTGAACAGATCTTAAATTCATTAGGTGCTTTCTTGCAAACTGTACAGTAAGACAAATATGTACTCAGAAAAACTGAACCCAGTGTATCACAGTTAATTTTTAGTATTTATACCTTTAATATATTCAATATTTCTATATATTCAGATATTTTTACTATGGAGTTTTACAGAAGTGTATCTGCTTGAAATCACTATGGTGTTTTTAAAACACCATATGACTGAGTGCTTTATAATGCTGTTTTTAACAGACTATATCATAATAGGAAACTTCCTACATGGAAGTAATTTTGCAATGAAGTAAAAACCCATAAAACTTCAAGCAACTTCCCCCAGGCAGCTCTGTCTCTTACATACCTCTAACATCTCTAGCCTAGCTAAATTGTTTTGGTGACAGCAATACAACAGCCTCTTCACATGATGTATAATTTGTAGATTTATTATGCAATTATAAAGTGACAAGATTAATTATATTTAAGCTTGTATTTTAAAGTAATCTATTTCATCAGTCATTATTTAGTCCATGTAACCACATCTATTGAAGTCAGTTGCATTACTAATCAAGACTTTCAGTAGCAATGCATATGCAGGTAACTCAGTCTTTAATGGATTTTCACTGAATGTGCAATATTGCATACACAAATCTGACACTTTATTTATGCATTTTACAACACAGAATCAACAGTTTATTAAAGGCTGCATACACTATCCACAGTGCATAAAGTGGGTATCAGCCATACCATTTTGAGTTTTAGCATAACAAAACATTTATTCCACAGTGGGTTTTGAATGTGAAAATCCTATTTGCTCTGAAAAAGAGTTCCTGCAAAAAGCCACACAACCCAGGTCCTGAAAAACATTCATGCCTATAAATTATACTCATTACTGGAAGAATTTTAATGCAGTAGGCCAGCAATTATTTTCAATGCCTCTTAAAACTTGTACCAAAAATATACATTTTCTGtaaaatcaaaaaataaaatatctcaaAATGTTCTGTGATAAATCTAGAAAAAAGGGAGGCATCCAGTATTAAAGTTAAATTCTGCTTTCACACACACAATATAAAATTATACCAATGCATAGTATTTGTACAGCTGACAGAAGAGTTTGACTTCATCTGCAAGATTAAAATACAACAGCTATGAAAAGTATGCAAACTGTTTATTTCACAAGTTTCACTTTGTCCTTTAGAACTCTAAATTTAGGATTGTTATTCACTTTCTTATTGAATGTGGCTAGGATCTCCTCTTCTGTTTTGTGACATTCACCAGCTATTGCGTAATACTGAGCTATCACCTGCACAAAGACAGAGAAATGGTTTTTAGTTTGTGAAGATGATTCCATTGTAAGCAATAATACATTTACATTACTGCATTAAAAGTGGCATGGAAGCTATTGTGCTATTATTCCTTTTCAGAACTAGCACTGAATTTCTTGTGTAATTCAGTAAGCAATAAAAAACCTGCCCTTCAGCTGACATTCTGTTAATTGgtattccattaaaaaaatgttgaacttttttttgtttatacCAGCCAGAATTTTCTGAGCTTCAGCATTACACAAATAAATTGACAAGACCataggagattaaaaaaaaaaacatgttgTACAGTACCTTTTTTCTTAGTTTCTTAACTGAAATTTCATTGTCTGGAGCCTGTTTCAGAACTGCTTTGATGGTTCCCTTCCAGTTGAATTTACCTAGAAAATAATTAGGTGTACAACATTGTTAGTGAAAGGAAGTATTCTGGGTGGTCTTCTCTACTAGTAACCACCTATCAATCTCCTAATTTTGGAATCAGTTTGGCTACCACAACAGTTGTTATCTTACTGACCCTACAACAGGAGGGTGTCATAAAGCATAAAGTCATCAGTTATTCCtgaatataaaatgaaatagaGATGAAGAATCAACACAGTACTTAAACAACAGGGGTcagaattgtttttacttaatttcTGCACTTCAGCTATTAAGTAGAAACTCTTAAATAATGCAGGACTAGTTAAGATCCTGTCTCTTCACACTTAAAGCACTGGCAATCAAATTTGACCATACCACCTTCAGAGATCATTAACTGGTGGTTTCCAAATAAATGATCTGTATGTTCAAACACAGAGCATGAGAGGTGATAGGCAGAAGTAGGTTTATCTAAGCATAAACTAAGGTCCAAGGTATCTGAAGTCAAATTTATTACTCACTGAGCAAAAATGGGGATATGAGATACCAAGAGGTCTAAGAGTTGTTACCCTTTTTGTTGTGTTGTCTAATGTGCATGGCAGCAGGGAAAAGGTGAAACCTCAGTGACCACTGGAATCAAGCATAGCcaaaggctgccagcacagcacaaacaACAAATTAGAGAAGTAATTCATTATCAGGTGTTaagagcagcacaggctgcttaCTCTGGAACAGATGTGTATACTGAATATGCACACATTCATGTATACTGAGGCATCATGCATTAGGTCTTTTGCAGAGTAGTTTTGTAACAACCTAAAACATTCCTTTAAGAATACCTTTATCTGTTCCCACATTTTCTTCATTGTCATTGATGTTTTCCGTTTCCATGTCTTCTGAAatgctttcagttttcattCTCTTTGTTTTGGTATGAGGTTCCTCTACAGATGGAATTGGACAAAACATACACAAGAAAGATTTAAAACGAGAAGTTCTGACATGACTGAAGGTTTTGTTCATGTAACACGAGTTTATATTTGCAAAGTGGTTCAGATTTTATAAAAGAAATGTGCAATCATTGTTAAAAATAATCTAATTTGCATTTCTAATGCACTACTTTAAAATTCTACTTGGATAGTTTATTAAGCTTTGGAATTGAGAAAACTCTCTTCAAAACAAACATGAATATAAGTTGTATGATAGATACCTTCTGCATGTTTATGTTTGCGTTTCTTTACGTTTGTTTCCTCTTCTGTTTCACTGTGATTGccatttccatttatttcaaattcaTCCTCCAcactctcttttccttttttggactttttacttttttttacttcttcctggttttcaaatttcagatcttttttctccttctttttgttcttttgtcTCTCTTCTTTTCGTTCCCTCTTACTCTTTTTTCTCTCAGTCTTTGCATCTGtaattccattttcttctgcctttgtATTTTTCCCAGTTTCTGCAGATTGCTGCTCTTCCTTCTGTTGCAGtttctcttgttctttttcatttgaACTCTTTTGTTGAAAGAAAGATAATTACAGTTTTTACATGTGTTTTTTGACATTGCAACTTTCCTCTACTAGATCACTGGTAACTGTTCAGAACACTGATGTCCTGAAATGAATTAAAGTGCTCTCCTCTGATGTCACCAGTTACCTGAGAAGCAGCACTAGTGAAATAATGTGCCTGTCTCTTCTTTTAACTTAACAGACTAAATGCTAATTAACATCACAGAAGAAAGGTTATCTTACAACATACGTTATTCCTAGTTGAAGTAAGTGTCTATTGcgttttaaattatttgttaaACATAATTAAGTGACAGCTCTTTAATTTACACAAACAAAACTACAGCACATTACAGCAAGATGCAGAAGTGATTCCCAAATACACAGCCCCTGAGTAATAATCTCTTTTGCCATCCACTTCTCTGTCTTGGATGTGTCTGGGACAACAAACCGTTATGAAATGATGCTAAAAAAGGCACTCCTGCTTGTTTTAGTTGTACTTTTCTCAACatatttggttttcttttaatgttCCCGGGCTGTTTCTACAAGAAATAATGATTTCTTGTCgaataattaatatattaatgaaaaatttaatGTTCAATTTAAACTTTAATTTTAATGACTACAAGTGAATTACTGAATTACTGAAAAGTTAGTGTAGCTATTTAGAAAGAGAATAGATCTTTATACAAGCAATTTAACACCAACATGTTTTTATAAAgagttattttaattaaatttgaatTCTACCTAAGAATTTCAGTTGAGTATATATACTTCAAGATATGTATTACCAATCATATCTTAAGATCTTTTTAAGAATTCTTAAAAGTTAACTGAAATGCTGtgttatatattttattttaatgctatGCTCTATGGACAGGGAAATTGTTTATATTTGTGTTTAAATAATGGGTTTTCAGATTGAAGACCTTTTATAAATTAGTGTAAGTCAAGGGAGAACTGCTTATGACTAGTGAAGTTGTATAAACTTAGTATTAATGCTCCAGCAGAACAGTGTACTTCAGTGTCCAGAATTTATGTTATGTTCCTATCCTTTAGTAAAtgggtttctttctttcctgggtcttACTTTTGGAATCCTCAGAAAAACTGCCTGGAATCATCAGATCAGAAACACAAACCATCATCAACAGGGGATTAATGCCAAATCTTTGCCTACACTCTTCCTCAAAAGAAATTGGACAAAAGGGAGGGAGAGCATCTTTACATCAGCTGAGAAATGAGCTTCTCCAACAGCTTTCAAGTAGCAGCAATAGATGCAAATAAACAACACCCTACCAAAACACACTAAGCTAGTAATGAAATACCAAAGAAGTAGGCACTGACAAAAGGTCAGAGTGAGTCCACAATTTGGACAAAGAAACAGGAGGAACTTGCACCACAAACTGGAGGATCTCTCTCCCCACTAATGAAATAGGTAAACTACGTGCTTGTTAATTTCTCACTCCAATACACGTAAATTTGAGACCAATAAACTCTGAAAGATGTCTTATTCTGTCCTAGTGTGTGATAAAACACTGGAAAAGATAAAGACAgtgcttttccctttttttatgtATTAGTAGCATAAATTAACCTTCTGATTCTCATGGCACAATTGTGTCACCATGTCCAAGTTTTCAATCACAACCTACTCAGTATGAACAACTACTTCACCAACAGTTCTGTGTTCCACAAATTAACAATTTAGTCAAGAAATATTCCATTGTAACATAATCTATTGGAACTATGAGAGACAAAGTTTTCACAAACATCTACAAAGAGAGTCTGAAGGGTTTTCCTTCAAACATTTTGGAGTGCATTCCCATTTTATAATGTACCTCCAGTTAAACTTACGTTTGCTTCTGAGAAAACATCCCACACCTGATCTTGCAAATTGCTGTCATTAATTCTCAAACTGTTCTTGATCCAATTCTGTGCACAGAAAAAACAATAACAACTGAAAACATGCAcctctgattttatttcttcattacCATATAACTGGttcttgttttttatttttcatttaagaaTTTAAGATTTTTGCATTGCAATAAAAACCCCAGGAAAGGTGCATTAGTAAACTGGCACAATTAACTGCAATAATTTTTGATCTTCCACTGCAATGTATCATATCAAAAAGAGAGGCTTCTGGAAAATACTAGTTTTCCTGCTCAGAACATTAATCCTGTAGGGCAATAATCTAACCTTCAGCTTGCTAGCAGCAATTTCACCACAGCTCTAT
This window contains:
- the LYAR gene encoding cell growth-regulating nucleolar protein, whose protein sequence is MVVFTCNACGEAVKKAQVEKHVNICRSCQCLSCMDCGKDFWGDDYKEHIKCMSEDQKYGGKGFEAKASKGDAKQQEWIQKIHEIMKKPNISPKVRNVLEQIRAFDNIPRKKIKFQNWIKNSLRINDSNLQDQVWDVFSEANSSNEKEQEKLQQKEEQQSAETGKNTKAEENGITDAKTERKKSKRERKEERQKNKKKEKKDLKFENQEEVKKSKKSKKGKESVEDEFEINGNGNHSETEEETNVKKRKHKHAEEEPHTKTKRMKTESISEDMETENINDNEENVGTDKGKFNWKGTIKAVLKQAPDNEISVKKLRKKVIAQYYAIAGECHKTEEEILATFNKKVNNNPKFRVLKDKVKLVK